Proteins from a genomic interval of Alteromonas macleodii ATCC 27126:
- a CDS encoding EAL domain-containing protein, which produces MSQDSTQHELTEEELRELIPQLQQLTDKYKRAERVQKALFDISELASSVSHLNRLYSAIHEIIADFMNADNFFVAFYEPDSNVVDFAYFIDEFDEQTVRQLPAESLMDGMTGYILKTGDHLFYKRDDEENFASQHDIKLVGSQPFELLGVPLKRGSQVIGAMVVQTYDEGVHYTQEDLEVLLFVSQHIVTTVDRVKNRELTERTIRERTRQLRKINDDLQEEILERQKVESLQQALFEISELAANLEGDMDVFYSSLHEILARLISAPNCYIAILDKEKELLAFPYFSDAQEKNISSRPLGLGLTEFVLRTGQAELVNPPRVLELAESGDLDVSVAQTMLNSANSWLGSPLVVDGEIAGVIAVQTYGKHAKYNSRDQELLRFVSHHIAVAIERKRNTESMQRYNVELEERVKERTAELNRANKFLKQQIEERKEIELKLIHDAHHDSLTDLPNRAMFTSRLELAIASKQRYSENMFAVLFIDLDRFKVINDTLGHHAGDEFLIEVARRIALCIRGHDLLARLGGDEFVVLLDNFEDEADVEEVASRIISSISEPFLLDGREMYSGASIGIAHLETYYRAADEVLRDADAAMYQAKTLGRGRFVMFDKSMRDRLIEELELENEFRRALREEEFDYFLQPVIKLNDDSTLYKEMYIRWSHPAYGKIAREQFRQVAEHSGLTLDLDLFQLTKACELLNHYKNTDDPINKIAVNVSINHLLQASMVNQMINVIETSGITPSQLVFEFDENDLNRRSQFILPAIKKLKRAGVTLVLDNFGSGLASLSYLFAYPFDFIKIDHRFVKSLPRSQRNLKLIQSVMLISEHLKFQVIAEGVDSQAQLDALNEIECIYGQGKVLKHAKVLDMTSLAS; this is translated from the coding sequence ATGTCACAAGATTCGACGCAACATGAGTTGACGGAAGAAGAACTGCGCGAACTTATACCGCAGCTTCAGCAACTCACTGACAAGTACAAGCGCGCTGAACGTGTTCAGAAGGCGCTTTTCGACATTTCTGAACTTGCCAGTTCTGTAAGTCACCTTAATCGCCTTTATTCCGCTATTCATGAAATCATTGCCGATTTTATGAATGCCGATAACTTCTTTGTCGCCTTTTACGAACCCGATAGTAACGTTGTCGATTTCGCTTACTTCATTGACGAATTCGACGAACAAACCGTTCGCCAGCTCCCCGCTGAATCGTTAATGGACGGCATGACCGGTTACATTCTAAAAACCGGCGATCATCTATTTTACAAACGTGACGACGAAGAAAACTTTGCCTCTCAGCATGATATAAAGCTAGTTGGCTCGCAGCCGTTTGAGCTGCTGGGCGTGCCCCTTAAACGGGGAAGCCAAGTCATAGGTGCCATGGTAGTGCAAACTTATGATGAAGGTGTGCACTATACGCAAGAAGATTTAGAAGTACTGCTGTTCGTTTCTCAACACATTGTTACCACGGTTGATAGAGTAAAAAACCGTGAGCTCACTGAACGCACCATCCGCGAACGCACCCGCCAACTGCGAAAAATTAACGACGACCTTCAAGAAGAAATATTAGAGCGCCAAAAAGTAGAGTCGCTACAGCAGGCTTTATTCGAGATATCTGAACTGGCGGCTAACCTTGAAGGCGATATGGATGTGTTTTATTCCAGTCTGCACGAAATTTTAGCCAGGCTAATTAGCGCACCTAACTGTTACATTGCCATTCTTGATAAGGAAAAAGAGCTACTCGCATTCCCGTATTTTAGTGACGCACAAGAAAAGAACATAAGTTCAAGGCCTTTGGGGCTTGGTCTAACTGAATTCGTATTGCGAACGGGGCAAGCTGAGCTGGTCAACCCGCCCAGAGTATTGGAGCTTGCAGAGTCTGGCGATTTGGATGTGTCGGTTGCGCAAACCATGCTAAACAGTGCGAACTCGTGGTTAGGTTCGCCGCTTGTTGTAGATGGAGAAATAGCAGGTGTTATTGCCGTACAAACCTACGGTAAGCACGCTAAATACAATTCTCGTGACCAAGAGCTTTTACGCTTTGTATCGCACCATATTGCGGTAGCCATTGAGCGTAAGCGCAATACCGAGTCGATGCAGCGCTATAACGTTGAGCTTGAGGAGCGCGTTAAAGAACGCACAGCCGAGCTAAACCGTGCTAATAAGTTCTTAAAGCAACAAATTGAAGAGCGTAAAGAGATTGAGCTTAAGCTTATTCACGATGCGCATCACGACTCGTTAACTGATTTGCCTAACCGCGCCATGTTCACTAGTCGCCTAGAGCTGGCTATTGCCAGTAAGCAGCGTTACAGCGAAAACATGTTTGCGGTGCTGTTTATCGACCTAGACCGTTTTAAAGTTATTAACGATACCCTAGGTCATCATGCCGGCGATGAGTTCTTAATTGAAGTAGCTAGACGTATTGCGCTGTGTATTCGTGGTCACGACCTGTTAGCGCGCTTAGGCGGCGATGAGTTTGTTGTACTGCTTGATAACTTTGAAGATGAAGCAGACGTAGAAGAAGTGGCTAGCCGTATAATTTCATCTATTTCCGAGCCGTTCTTGCTTGATGGTCGGGAGATGTATTCAGGTGCAAGTATTGGTATTGCGCACTTAGAAACCTACTATCGCGCCGCAGATGAAGTGCTTCGTGATGCCGATGCAGCCATGTATCAAGCGAAAACGCTAGGCCGCGGACGCTTTGTTATGTTCGACAAGAGCATGCGCGACAGGCTTATTGAAGAGCTTGAGCTTGAAAATGAATTCAGACGTGCACTGCGTGAAGAAGAGTTCGATTACTTCCTACAGCCCGTTATAAAGCTTAATGACGACAGCACGCTGTATAAAGAGATGTACATTCGCTGGTCGCACCCTGCCTACGGCAAGATTGCCAGAGAGCAGTTTAGACAAGTGGCAGAACATAGTGGCCTTACGCTAGATTTAGACCTGTTCCAGCTAACCAAAGCCTGCGAGCTGTTAAACCATTATAAAAACACCGACGACCCGATAAATAAAATAGCGGTTAACGTTTCGATTAATCATCTGCTACAGGCTTCTATGGTAAACCAGATGATTAATGTGATTGAAACATCTGGCATAACGCCCAGTCAGTTGGTATTTGAGTTTGATGAAAACGACTTAAATCGCCGTTCTCAGTTCATTCTTCCTGCTATTAAGAAGTTAAAACGTGCGGGCGTAACTTTGGTGCTGGATAACTTTGGAAGCGGATTAGCTTCATTGAGTTATTTGTTTGCCTACCCCTTCGACTTCATCAAAATTGATCATCGCTTTGTTAAGTCACTGCCTCGCTCTCAACGAAACTTAAAGCTTATTCAGTCTGTCATGCTTATTTCAGAACATTTGAAGTTTCAGGTTATTGCTGAAGGCGTAGACTCACAGGCCCAGCTAGATGCACTTAACGAAATTGAATGCATTTATGGTCAAGGCAAAGTATTGAAGCACGCCAAAGTGCTGGATATGACGTCGCTAGCAAGCTAG
- a CDS encoding c-type cytochrome, whose protein sequence is MKLKTWLTVAATALTVFAAQAQEMSNDEIADRIKPVGQVHVAGAAAEGSAGAAGGAKSGEDVYNSACVACHSAGVLGAPKVHVAADWQPRLDERGLDGVWQNALNGINAMPPRGTCGNCSDDEIKAAIEYMIEGI, encoded by the coding sequence GTGAAATTAAAGACTTGGTTAACTGTTGCTGCTACTGCGCTAACTGTTTTTGCAGCACAAGCACAAGAAATGAGTAACGATGAAATTGCCGATCGCATTAAGCCGGTAGGTCAGGTACACGTTGCAGGCGCAGCGGCTGAAGGAAGTGCTGGCGCAGCTGGCGGTGCAAAGTCTGGTGAAGACGTTTACAACTCTGCATGTGTTGCATGTCACTCAGCAGGCGTTTTAGGAGCTCCTAAAGTTCACGTTGCAGCAGACTGGCAACCGCGTCTAGATGAGCGCGGTCTTGATGGCGTATGGCAAAACGCATTGAACGGTATTAACGCTATGCCTCCTCGTGGTACATGCGGTAACTGTTCTGATGACGAAATTAAAGCTGCAATCGAGTATATGATTGAAGGTATCTAA
- the nhaC gene encoding Na+/H+ antiporter NhaC yields MSPQSIQRPSFTQSLLCFGVIVALIAGGLFGLGISLHALLFLCLLWAGINAFSLGYKYLQIRDLMTSALTRAMPAIYIFILIGMVIASFMQSGTISTLIFYGLSWLNPSIFLAVGLILCAVMSVATGTSWGTVGTMGVVLMGIGAAMNIPLPIVAGMVVCGATFGDKMSPVSDTTNLASMSAGTNLYRHMYAMLLTTLPSFLLTFVIFLVIGFSYANQSLNVDEIIKIKAALASHYNLAPYITLLPLVLLTVMSIKKVPAEVTMSCSVLLAVIIAIFYQDTNTISVLNALWENTPQNTGIANLDALLGRGGISSMSWTLLLALMAIALGGILHGAGFLAALLTGIIERVKRTATLIAVTIASGFLGNVAMGEAYISIILNCQLFKPKYEQQNLDPAVLSRSVEEGATMTTGLIPWTTAGAFYSATLGVDVLDYVPYAFFNYLNGVVAVTMAALGMGMLTTKARMNKRTSI; encoded by the coding sequence ATGTCACCTCAGTCTATTCAACGCCCAAGCTTTACTCAGTCACTACTTTGTTTTGGTGTTATTGTCGCACTGATAGCAGGCGGATTATTTGGCCTGGGCATTAGCCTGCATGCATTACTATTTCTGTGTTTGCTATGGGCTGGTATCAATGCCTTTAGCTTGGGTTACAAGTACCTGCAAATCCGCGATTTAATGACCAGCGCATTAACCCGGGCCATGCCTGCAATCTATATTTTTATTCTCATTGGTATGGTTATCGCCAGCTTTATGCAAAGCGGCACTATCTCAACGCTAATTTTTTACGGTTTAAGTTGGCTAAACCCCAGTATCTTCCTTGCGGTGGGATTGATTTTGTGTGCGGTAATGTCGGTAGCTACAGGCACATCGTGGGGTACGGTGGGCACTATGGGTGTAGTGCTGATGGGTATTGGCGCTGCCATGAACATACCACTCCCCATTGTGGCAGGCATGGTGGTATGTGGTGCGACGTTTGGCGATAAAATGTCCCCGGTGTCTGATACCACCAACCTCGCATCCATGAGCGCGGGTACCAATCTGTATCGGCATATGTACGCCATGCTGCTAACTACACTGCCTAGCTTTCTTCTAACTTTTGTCATTTTCTTGGTAATTGGCTTTAGCTACGCAAACCAAAGCTTAAATGTTGACGAAATAATCAAAATAAAAGCTGCACTCGCCAGTCATTATAACCTTGCACCCTATATAACACTGTTGCCGCTGGTGTTGCTTACGGTAATGAGTATCAAGAAAGTGCCGGCTGAAGTAACCATGTCGTGCAGTGTTTTGCTGGCCGTTATCATCGCCATTTTCTATCAAGATACTAATACCATCAGCGTGCTTAACGCATTGTGGGAAAACACCCCTCAAAATACGGGTATCGCAAATTTAGATGCCTTACTAGGACGAGGCGGCATCAGCAGTATGAGCTGGACGTTGCTCCTCGCCTTAATGGCAATCGCATTGGGCGGCATACTGCACGGTGCAGGCTTTCTAGCTGCGTTACTGACAGGCATTATTGAACGGGTAAAACGCACAGCAACCCTAATTGCCGTGACCATTGCGTCTGGTTTTCTAGGCAATGTGGCCATGGGCGAGGCCTATATCTCTATCATTTTGAATTGCCAGCTGTTTAAACCGAAATATGAACAGCAGAACCTTGACCCCGCTGTGCTATCTCGGTCGGTAGAAGAAGGTGCCACTATGACCACAGGCCTTATTCCGTGGACAACGGCTGGTGCGTTTTACTCTGCCACACTGGGCGTTGACGTGCTCGATTACGTGCCCTATGCGTTCTTCAACTATCTAAACGGCGTTGTTGCGGTAACCATGGCCGCATTGGGCATGGGCATGCTAACAACCAAAGCACGAATGAATAAACGCACATCGATTTGA
- a CDS encoding BCCT family transporter yields MSSNTRDAASSKAIIKQEGAFSVIDKPTFFGSLILLLSVTIPLIIWPDQGAQWVAAAKDFVTSKLGVLYLLLGVGAGGFMVYIMFSDIGQIKLGDPEEKPEFSPVSWAAMLFCAGIGASILYWSMIEWVYYYQAPPFHIEGETPEAAKWAAAYGIFHWGPLAWAIYLIPAVPIAYFYYVRNHSVLKISEALMPVIGEKMAHGWLGKIIDISFIFGMLGGGATTLGLAAPMINEGVHELFGVPKSLTTQVLVLVTCTAIFGYSAYVGLKKGIKLLSDINFWLAIGLLLFIFVVGPTLFMANTGLDALGRVLSNIIKMATWLEPFAEFNGFQNTHFPQDWTIFYWAWWLVFAPSVGLFIARISRGRTIRTMVAGSMFFGTMGCFLFFMVMGNYGLYLQLSGELDVVSILNQESPTAAIFAMLHTLPLDYIVIFVFTLLALIFTATTFDSISYILAAVVQKEVDEEPLRWNRLFWAFALSFMPIVLMFVGGLETLQTASIIGGVPLLAVALMLCIAIVRAANYDMRYQPDYSVKEINIGEFPDDDPWSEEGTWDIDEEGEESDGETPIAAKPKQRPPKGHVEGDPHSRPSRL; encoded by the coding sequence ATGAGTAGTAATACCCGAGATGCGGCCTCCTCCAAGGCCATTATTAAACAGGAAGGCGCGTTTAGCGTAATCGACAAGCCCACTTTTTTTGGCTCTCTAATTCTTCTTCTCTCTGTCACCATTCCTCTAATTATTTGGCCGGACCAAGGCGCACAGTGGGTGGCAGCTGCAAAAGACTTCGTAACCAGTAAACTTGGTGTTTTATATCTCTTGCTTGGTGTTGGCGCTGGTGGGTTCATGGTTTACATCATGTTCAGCGACATCGGGCAAATAAAACTAGGCGACCCGGAAGAGAAGCCCGAGTTCTCGCCAGTATCATGGGCTGCCATGCTGTTTTGTGCAGGCATTGGCGCGTCTATTTTGTATTGGTCCATGATTGAATGGGTGTACTACTACCAAGCGCCACCGTTTCATATAGAAGGTGAAACTCCAGAAGCCGCAAAATGGGCTGCAGCCTACGGTATCTTTCATTGGGGCCCGCTTGCCTGGGCAATTTACCTCATTCCTGCCGTACCTATTGCGTACTTCTACTATGTGCGCAATCACAGCGTACTTAAAATATCTGAAGCACTCATGCCGGTTATTGGCGAGAAAATGGCTCACGGCTGGCTGGGTAAAATCATCGACATCAGCTTTATCTTCGGAATGTTAGGCGGCGGGGCGACCACGTTAGGTTTGGCTGCGCCTATGATCAACGAAGGGGTGCACGAACTATTCGGCGTACCTAAATCGCTTACCACCCAAGTTCTGGTGCTTGTAACCTGTACAGCTATCTTTGGCTACAGCGCGTATGTAGGTTTAAAGAAGGGCATTAAGCTGCTGTCAGACATTAACTTTTGGCTGGCCATAGGGTTGCTACTATTTATATTTGTTGTGGGGCCTACGTTGTTTATGGCCAATACCGGCCTAGATGCTTTGGGCAGAGTACTTAGCAACATCATTAAAATGGCTACCTGGCTAGAGCCTTTTGCTGAATTTAATGGCTTTCAAAACACGCATTTCCCTCAAGACTGGACCATATTCTATTGGGCATGGTGGCTGGTATTTGCACCGAGCGTAGGGCTTTTTATCGCGCGCATTTCAAGGGGGCGCACCATTCGCACTATGGTCGCGGGCTCCATGTTCTTCGGCACCATGGGCTGCTTTTTGTTCTTCATGGTAATGGGGAATTATGGCTTGTATTTGCAGCTTTCGGGTGAACTAGACGTGGTGAGTATTCTTAACCAAGAAAGCCCTACGGCCGCGATTTTCGCCATGCTACACACGCTGCCATTGGACTACATAGTCATTTTTGTATTCACCTTGTTAGCGCTAATCTTTACCGCAACTACCTTCGACTCCATTTCTTACATTCTGGCAGCTGTAGTGCAAAAAGAAGTAGACGAAGAGCCATTGCGATGGAATCGTTTGTTCTGGGCATTCGCGCTATCGTTTATGCCTATAGTGCTTATGTTTGTAGGTGGGTTAGAAACGCTTCAAACGGCGTCGATAATAGGGGGCGTTCCGCTATTAGCTGTGGCCTTAATGTTATGTATTGCCATAGTGCGGGCGGCCAATTACGACATGCGTTACCAGCCCGATTACTCGGTAAAAGAAATCAATATAGGGGAATTCCCCGACGACGACCCGTGGAGCGAAGAAGGTACATGGGATATTGATGAAGAAGGCGAAGAGAGTGATGGCGAAACACCTATTGCTGCAAAGCCTAAACAAAGACCGCCAAAAGGCCACGTGGAGGGCGACCCGCACAGTAGACCGTCGCGGTTGTAG
- a CDS encoding DUF2960 family protein has protein sequence MAHKVRYKFKGVAKEINFSYSRHQNMHEAVAEAEGIDLSQFLQTEQQLAAISKDKKTVRNFRDTEFAKMGFSDLYFLKNGQE, from the coding sequence ATGGCCCATAAAGTACGTTATAAGTTTAAAGGTGTGGCAAAAGAGATAAACTTTTCTTACAGCCGCCATCAAAATATGCATGAAGCCGTGGCCGAAGCTGAGGGAATAGACCTTTCCCAGTTCCTGCAAACTGAACAGCAACTTGCCGCTATCAGTAAAGACAAAAAAACCGTAAGAAACTTCAGAGATACCGAATTTGCAAAAATGGGGTTTTCTGATTTGTATTTTTTAAAAAACGGGCAAGAATGA
- a CDS encoding DUF4124 domain-containing protein, which yields MASKNGIGSKFFIVTSVLTINSLGVLYFARDNFELPQFLNIAFEFVEAKLYDKSDHKSLLRRTPHSSTDVSQAQRGLEIETYSEVKSKLSNTGFDEHAAPHTHKCLDKIKPPERKIIYTWTDGKGVKHISDSPRKLNSNTSVQVAKIINPEAISLNFLSHNLPFDVQRAVRGRVQEALDAFAPVTPTESMVPVVANIRSFSDKGEYEKYSKRFNLSKSTSTGFYSSGRNESAILIRDNKETLRTITHEVMHTINRYWYGQVAKWLNEGMAEYSETPGSLTNSAWVNHFKSNQPLALTTLFEGTESSWRKDPHQFYASSWAFVAFLMSDNQDFMSRLLLLESENGCEEISMSDIQRLYGRNIGALNGDFRRWFRIKFQ from the coding sequence ATGGCAAGCAAAAATGGAATTGGCTCAAAGTTTTTTATAGTCACAAGTGTGCTAACTATTAATAGTTTAGGGGTTTTGTATTTCGCGAGAGACAACTTTGAACTACCTCAGTTTCTTAACATTGCCTTTGAGTTTGTAGAAGCCAAACTTTATGACAAAAGCGATCATAAAAGTCTATTACGTCGTACGCCACATTCTTCCACAGATGTTTCTCAAGCACAGAGGGGCTTAGAAATTGAAACATATTCTGAAGTCAAATCTAAGCTAAGCAATACAGGGTTTGATGAGCATGCAGCTCCACACACTCATAAATGTTTAGACAAGATAAAACCACCCGAGAGAAAGATCATTTATACATGGACAGATGGGAAAGGCGTTAAGCATATAAGTGACTCTCCTAGGAAGCTGAACAGTAATACTTCAGTACAAGTAGCCAAAATAATTAACCCAGAGGCTATTTCGCTTAACTTTCTCTCGCATAATTTACCGTTTGACGTTCAGCGCGCGGTACGAGGAAGAGTACAAGAAGCATTAGATGCTTTTGCGCCAGTTACACCTACAGAATCAATGGTTCCTGTTGTAGCTAACATAAGGAGTTTCAGTGATAAAGGTGAGTATGAAAAATACAGTAAGCGTTTTAATCTTTCTAAATCCACAAGCACAGGCTTTTACTCTTCGGGCAGAAATGAATCTGCCATTTTAATTCGGGACAATAAGGAAACACTCCGAACTATAACGCATGAGGTAATGCATACCATTAATCGATACTGGTATGGCCAAGTGGCGAAATGGTTGAATGAAGGAATGGCGGAATATTCAGAGACCCCGGGAAGTTTGACTAACAGCGCATGGGTTAATCATTTCAAAAGTAATCAGCCGCTAGCATTGACGACACTCTTTGAAGGGACGGAGAGCAGTTGGCGCAAAGATCCGCATCAATTCTATGCTTCTAGTTGGGCTTTCGTTGCTTTTCTAATGAGCGACAACCAAGATTTTATGAGCCGACTTTTGCTGTTAGAAAGCGAAAATGGCTGTGAAGAGATTTCTATGAGCGATATTCAGCGATTATACGGTAGAAATATCGGAGCGCTGAACGGTGATTTTCGACGCTGGTTTAGAATTAAGTTTCAATAA
- a CDS encoding HNH endonuclease domain-containing protein, producing the protein MPVHIWDSLTQFSVWIEPTLINEWSSLMAGYGLNKQRPFTKVDYLNALRWEDPERSTSKIRKRVNELLTNEGVACCWSGKRLKLSGYAIDHAFPFARWPNNDLWNLLPTKSTINARKSDKLPTGLKLANSRDLIISWWKQGWQNNKTEFFSQANLALPNLKPNNANFDDVFEALALQRDRIKALQQLEDWR; encoded by the coding sequence GTGCCCGTGCATATTTGGGATTCATTAACTCAGTTTAGCGTGTGGATAGAGCCGACTTTGATTAACGAGTGGTCGTCTTTAATGGCAGGTTATGGTTTAAACAAACAAAGGCCGTTTACTAAAGTCGATTATCTTAATGCCCTTCGGTGGGAAGACCCAGAACGCTCTACTTCTAAAATTCGAAAACGGGTTAATGAGTTACTTACTAATGAAGGCGTTGCATGCTGCTGGTCTGGAAAGCGGCTAAAACTTTCTGGCTACGCTATCGATCATGCATTTCCTTTTGCGAGATGGCCCAATAACGACCTATGGAATTTACTACCCACTAAATCAACTATAAACGCTAGGAAATCCGATAAATTGCCCACAGGATTGAAGCTTGCCAACTCTCGCGACCTAATTATTTCGTGGTGGAAACAAGGCTGGCAAAACAATAAAACTGAGTTTTTCAGTCAAGCAAACTTGGCCCTACCTAACCTTAAGCCAAATAACGCAAACTTTGATGACGTGTTTGAAGCGCTCGCTCTGCAACGTGACCGTATTAAGGCGTTGCAGCAGTTGGAGGATTGGAGATAA
- a CDS encoding class I SAM-dependent methyltransferase: MTTNITYYSANASALVKQYDSVPFETVHKDWLKAIPKEGMVLDVGAGSGRDARYLAAKGLSVVAVEPAVGIREIAQEYTVANPIHWLSDSLPELTEVFRLQTKFDLILLSAVWMHITPSERERSFRKLSSLLKPSGKLVISLRHGSCADERTMYPVSADELAKFASQFGLSYRLLTPEKSNDELGRADVQWQTVLLTLPDNGTGAFPLIRNIVINDSKSSTYKVALLRTLLRIAEGHPGAVIEQTNEHVILPVGLVALYWLKLYKPLIDKFEMQQSSNSSRGLGFIKTDGWQQITAFSSNDFYIGAHYSDSATVQAIYRTLKDIASTVKNMPAKHTTLPGTDIGVFM; the protein is encoded by the coding sequence TTGACGACTAATATAACGTACTACTCGGCCAATGCATCAGCATTAGTGAAACAATACGACAGTGTTCCTTTTGAGACTGTTCACAAAGACTGGCTAAAGGCTATACCTAAAGAAGGAATGGTACTTGATGTGGGTGCAGGCTCCGGTCGGGATGCTCGCTATCTAGCTGCGAAAGGCCTTAGTGTAGTTGCTGTGGAACCAGCTGTAGGTATTCGAGAAATTGCACAAGAATATACTGTTGCAAACCCTATTCACTGGCTATCCGATTCATTACCTGAACTGACCGAAGTTTTTCGCTTACAAACAAAGTTTGACCTGATCCTGCTAAGTGCAGTTTGGATGCATATCACGCCGTCGGAGCGAGAGCGCTCTTTTAGAAAGCTATCCTCTTTACTGAAACCCAGCGGTAAACTAGTTATATCTTTACGCCATGGCAGTTGCGCTGACGAACGCACTATGTACCCTGTTTCAGCAGATGAACTGGCTAAGTTTGCAAGTCAATTCGGGCTTTCCTATCGACTGCTTACTCCTGAAAAGTCAAACGATGAGCTAGGCCGCGCTGACGTTCAATGGCAAACGGTTTTGCTTACACTTCCCGATAACGGTACAGGCGCATTTCCTTTAATTAGAAACATCGTAATAAACGACAGTAAATCCTCAACATACAAGGTTGCACTTTTACGGACACTACTCAGAATAGCCGAAGGCCATCCGGGCGCGGTTATAGAACAAACTAACGAACACGTTATTCTGCCTGTTGGATTAGTAGCTCTTTATTGGTTGAAGCTTTATAAACCGTTAATTGATAAGTTCGAAATGCAACAAAGCAGCAACTCTAGTAGAGGGTTGGGGTTTATTAAAACTGACGGTTGGCAGCAAATTACAGCATTTTCTAGTAATGATTTTTATATTGGTGCGCACTATTCAGATAGTGCAACGGTGCAAGCGATTTACCGAACTCTAAAAGACATCGCTTCTACTGTAAAAAACATGCCCGCTAAGCACACCACGTTGCCTGGCACTGATATAGGTGTTTTCATGTAG